From a single Oncorhynchus tshawytscha isolate Ot180627B linkage group LG33, Otsh_v2.0, whole genome shotgun sequence genomic region:
- the LOC112231064 gene encoding stomatin-like protein 2, mitochondrial: protein MLQTLCRTGGAVLKHSQRTVPTLPVLWATQAQQRWASSLPMNTVVLFVPQQESWVVERMGRFHRILDPGLNFLIPILDKIRYVQSLKEIVIDVPEQSAVSLDNVTLQIDGVLYLRILDPFKASYGVEDPEYAVTQLAQTTMRSELGKLTLDKVFRERETLNTNIVHSINQASDAWGIRCLRYEIKDIHVPPRVKESMQMQVEAERKKRATVLESEGHKEAAINVAEGRKQAQILASEGQKAEQINNAAGEANAVLAKAEAKAKAIRLLSEALAEQNGNAAASLSVAEQYVSAFSKLAKESNTILLPSNSGDISGMVTQAMAIYGSLAKQSAKKIECVTPVTPEWAMEKSEDPAPPAQ from the exons ATGCTCCAAACATTGTGCCGTACCGGTGGTGCTGTTTTAAAG cattcccagaGAACAGTGCCCACATTGCCAGTGTTGTGGGCGACACAAGCCCAGCAGCGATGGGCATCCAGTCTACCCATGAACACTGTGGTTCTGTTTGTACCACAACAAGAATCCTGGGTTGTGGAAAGGATGGGCCGCTTCCATCGCATCTTGGATCCG GGCTTGAATTTCCTTATCCCAATCCTGGACAAAATTCGTTATGTTCAAAGTCTTAAAGAGATTGTTATTGATGTCCCAGAGCAGTCTGCGGTCTCTTTAG ATAATGTGACACTACAGATAGATGGAGTCCTCTATCTTAGGATATTGGATCCTTTTAAG GCCAGCTATGGAGTTGAGGACCCAGAGTATGCTGTCACCCAACTTGCTCAGACCACCATGCGCTCAGAGTTAGGAAAACTGACCCTGGACAAAGTATTCAGG GAAAGAGAGACCCTAAATACCAACATAGTCCACTCCATAAACCAGGCATCAGATGCTTGGGGAATCCGTTGCCTTCGTTATGAAATCAAGGATATACATGTTCCACCTCGTGTCAAAGAGTCCATGCAGATGCAG GTGGAGGCAGAGCGTAAGAAGAGAGCCACTGTGCTGGAGTCGGAAGGACACAAGGAAGCAGCCATCAATGTTGCTGAGGGTCGCAAGCAAGCTCAGATCCTGGCCTCGGAAGGACAGAAAGCAGAACAGATCAATAATGCAGCTG GTGAGGCCAATGCTGTCTTAGCCAAAGCAGAGGCCAAGGCTAAGGCTATCCGGCTGTTGTCAGAGGCTCTAGCTGAGCAG AATGGAAACGCGGCAGCCTCCCTCAGTGTGGCTGAGCAGTACGTCTCAGCTTTCTCCAAGCTAGCCAAAGAGTCCAACACTATCCTGCTGCCCTCCAACTCTGGTGACATCAGTGGCATGGTCACacag GCTATGGCTATTTATGGCAGCCTGGCCAAGCAAAGCGCAAAAAAGATAGAATGTGTGACCCCAGTGACCCCAGAGTGGGCGATGGAGAAGAGTGAGGACCCTGCACCACCAGCCCAGTAG